A genome region from Chlorobaculum tepidum TLS includes the following:
- the rfaD gene encoding ADP-glyceromanno-heptose 6-epimerase has translation MIIITGGAGFIGSAMLWELNRNGTDEVLIVDDLGRASEGRWLNLRGLRYTDFIHKDDLPDLLEHDRLPKIDAVIHMGAISSTTEQDANLLLRNNYEYSKMLASWCAKKGVRFIYASSAATFGDGSEGYSDGIEVLDRLRPLNMYGYSKHLFDCWALRNGILEKAAGLKFFNVYGPNEYHKEDMTSVVFKAFHQIGDNGKVRLFRSHNPQYADGEQLRDFVYVKDCTKIMQWLLETPSATGLFNIGTGQARSFRDLVIATFTAMDRPVSIEFIDMPETIRDKYQYYTCADSAHLRQAGYTGQMTPLEEGVRDYVQNYLSKPSPHLDTLAFERQ, from the coding sequence ATGATTATCATCACCGGCGGCGCGGGGTTCATCGGCAGCGCCATGCTCTGGGAACTCAACCGCAACGGCACCGATGAGGTACTCATCGTCGATGACCTCGGAAGAGCGTCCGAGGGGAGATGGCTCAACCTCCGGGGCCTACGCTACACCGATTTCATTCACAAGGACGACCTGCCCGACCTGCTCGAACACGACCGCCTGCCCAAAATCGACGCCGTGATTCACATGGGAGCCATCAGCTCCACCACCGAACAGGACGCCAACCTTCTGCTGCGCAACAACTACGAATACTCGAAGATGCTCGCCTCGTGGTGCGCAAAAAAGGGCGTGCGTTTTATCTATGCGTCAAGCGCGGCAACCTTCGGCGACGGCTCCGAAGGATACAGTGACGGCATCGAGGTGCTCGACCGGCTAAGACCACTGAACATGTACGGCTACTCGAAGCATCTGTTCGACTGCTGGGCGCTGCGCAACGGCATCCTTGAAAAAGCGGCGGGGCTCAAGTTCTTCAACGTCTACGGGCCCAACGAATACCACAAGGAGGACATGACCAGCGTCGTCTTCAAGGCGTTCCACCAGATCGGCGACAATGGCAAGGTAAGGCTTTTCAGATCGCACAATCCACAGTACGCCGATGGCGAGCAGCTGCGCGACTTCGTCTATGTGAAGGATTGCACGAAAATCATGCAATGGCTGCTCGAAACGCCCTCGGCGACGGGACTGTTCAACATCGGCACCGGGCAGGCGCGCAGCTTCAGGGATTTGGTCATAGCAACCTTCACGGCGATGGATCGCCCCGTCAGCATCGAGTTTATCGATATGCCCGAAACGATTCGGGACAAATACCAGTATTATACCTGTGCGGACTCTGCCCATCTCAGGCAGGCTGGCTACACCGGCCAGATGACGCCGCTCGAAGAGGGAGTGCGAGATTATGTGCAGAACTATCTGAGCAAACCCTCGCCGCATCTTGATACATTGGCTTTTGAACGGCAATAA
- a CDS encoding PhoH family protein, producing the protein MTEKTIEFEGIEPVIIFGPYDSYLKKVREAFPDIRINARGAKITIGGDEPDLTAIEKIFREIIFLADQHGEVLENDVNALVSLALSPVSHPSAALSGDKDVIVETKDYVVKAKTDGQRRMVAEAAGNDIVFAIGPAGTGKTYTAVAIAVAAWKAKKIKRIVLARPAVEAGESLGFLPGDLAQKIDPYLRPLYDALQDMLTAEKLKFLTERRVIEIVPLAYMRGRTLNNSFIILDEAQNASSKQMMMCLTRLGVNSKAIITGDVTQVDLPKEMESGLMNAQKILKGIKGISFVFLDKSDVVRHRLVKDIINAYEHHEEGLRKGAPKEAEL; encoded by the coding sequence TTGACTGAAAAAACGATCGAATTCGAAGGGATCGAACCCGTCATCATTTTCGGGCCATACGACAGCTATCTAAAAAAAGTTCGTGAAGCGTTCCCCGACATTCGGATCAACGCGCGAGGCGCGAAAATCACCATCGGCGGTGACGAACCTGACCTGACGGCCATCGAAAAGATTTTCAGGGAGATCATCTTCCTGGCCGACCAGCACGGTGAAGTGCTGGAAAACGATGTCAACGCACTCGTCAGTCTGGCGCTCTCACCAGTCTCCCACCCTTCCGCAGCCCTTTCCGGAGACAAGGACGTAATTGTCGAAACAAAAGATTACGTCGTCAAGGCCAAAACCGACGGGCAACGTCGGATGGTCGCCGAAGCCGCCGGAAATGATATCGTCTTCGCCATCGGCCCGGCAGGCACGGGAAAGACTTACACTGCTGTCGCCATCGCGGTGGCCGCGTGGAAAGCGAAAAAAATCAAACGCATCGTGCTTGCGCGCCCGGCGGTTGAGGCAGGCGAGAGCCTTGGATTCCTGCCCGGCGACCTTGCCCAGAAGATCGACCCGTACCTGAGGCCGCTCTACGACGCGCTCCAGGACATGCTGACCGCCGAAAAGCTCAAGTTCCTCACTGAGCGCCGGGTGATCGAAATCGTGCCGCTTGCCTACATGCGCGGACGCACGCTGAACAACTCGTTCATCATCCTCGACGAGGCCCAGAACGCTTCGAGCAAGCAGATGATGATGTGCCTGACAAGGCTCGGGGTCAACTCGAAAGCGATCATCACCGGCGACGTCACCCAGGTTGACCTGCCGAAAGAGATGGAGTCGGGACTGATGAACGCCCAGAAAATCCTCAAGGGGATCAAAGGCATCAGCTTCGTTTTTCTCGACAAGTCGGATGTGGTACGCCATCGCCTCGTCAAGGATATCATCAACGCCTACGAACATCACGAAGAGGGGCTGCGAAAGGGCGCTCCAAAAGAGGCGGAACTTTGA
- a CDS encoding 4Fe-4S binding protein — MAHRITDECTYCAACEPECPVSAISAGDSIYVIDENVCVDCIGYHDEPACVAVCPVDCIIKV; from the coding sequence ATGGCACACCGTATTACCGATGAATGCACCTACTGTGCAGCCTGCGAGCCGGAATGTCCGGTCAGCGCGATCTCCGCTGGCGACTCTATTTACGTGATCGACGAGAATGTATGCGTGGATTGTATCGGCTATCACGACGAGCCTGCCTGTGTGGCCGTCTGCCCGGTGGACTGCATTATCAAGGTATAG
- a CDS encoding 4Fe-4S binding protein, translating into MALYITEECTYCGACEPECPTNAISAGSEIYVIDAASCNECAGFADSPACVAVCPAECIVQG; encoded by the coding sequence ATGGCACTGTATATCACCGAAGAATGCACCTACTGCGGTGCTTGCGAACCCGAATGCCCGACCAACGCTATCTCCGCTGGCAGCGAGATCTACGTTATCGATGCCGCATCCTGCAACGAGTGCGCCGGTTTTGCTGACTCTCCTGCTTGCGTTGCTGTCTGCCCGGCAGAGTGCATCGTTCAGGGCTGA
- a CDS encoding Dabb family protein, whose translation MVKHIVMWRLCDEAHGNSAQVNARLMKEKLEALSGRIPGLLSIEVGLDFSCTDSSADVVLYSEFANKAALETYQSHPEHEALKPFIGGATRERRLVDYEC comes from the coding sequence ATGGTTAAGCATATCGTGATGTGGCGTCTCTGCGACGAGGCGCACGGTAATAGTGCTCAAGTTAATGCCCGCCTCATGAAGGAAAAGCTCGAAGCGCTATCCGGCAGAATTCCCGGACTGCTTTCGATCGAAGTGGGACTCGACTTCAGCTGTACCGACAGTTCTGCAGACGTGGTTCTCTATTCGGAATTTGCCAACAAGGCAGCTCTTGAAACTTACCAGAGTCATCCCGAACACGAAGCCCTCAAGCCCTTTATTGGAGGAGCAACGCGCGAACGGCGACTGGTGGATTACGAGTGCTGA
- a CDS encoding acyl-CoA thioesterase yields the protein MFIHTFEVPGSSIDGYGHVSNIEYLRWMQDGATAHTASEGWTLDRYRQSRAIWVVRRHSIDYLMPAYASDRLDLHTWIEWVRDCQSVRRYLLTREGDVRALARAETLWVCVDPESGRPKRVPEDFIQAFELVVGGEAEALRIVGKASDSAS from the coding sequence GTGTTCATCCATACCTTTGAAGTTCCCGGATCGTCGATCGACGGATATGGGCATGTCAGCAATATCGAATATCTCCGGTGGATGCAGGATGGAGCTACCGCTCATACTGCTTCCGAAGGCTGGACGCTCGACCGTTACCGGCAAAGCCGGGCCATCTGGGTTGTGCGCCGCCATTCCATTGATTATCTCATGCCCGCATATGCCAGTGACCGGCTCGATCTGCACACCTGGATCGAGTGGGTCAGGGATTGTCAGTCGGTGCGCCGCTATTTGTTGACCAGAGAGGGAGACGTGCGTGCCCTCGCCAGAGCTGAAACCCTCTGGGTGTGTGTCGACCCGGAGTCAGGACGCCCGAAACGGGTGCCGGAAGACTTCATTCAGGCTTTTGAGCTGGTTGTCGGTGGCGAGGCCGAAGCGCTTCGTATCGTCGGCAAAGCGTCCGATTCAGCAAGCTGA
- a CDS encoding D-alanyl-D-alanine carboxypeptidase family protein, whose amino-acid sequence MSARMLDSYEPWKRGAGSEMGRPHGRFYATRKVLFTLLAFFVLTLIPLTASAKRRPAPEGEDAVAAYIVKETGSPEFLKSKNADTPRSPASLTKIMTCLLAIESGRMNDVVTIPLEATQVEPTRAGFKPGEQFRLRDLVKAAMVNSSNDAAFAIAIHLGGSLDAFVAMMNARARALGMSHTVFTNPAGYDRGIYAGNRTTARDLVILTERAIRFPEFNAIAKLDRVDFNELSTGKIYSLRTHNKLLERYPYSVGIKTGYTSMAGPCLIARALRNGKDMLVIMLSARTDRWSLASTMFDQGFGLDAGPVQVAETAEKSPRRVAVDAPEAPHSSVSVRRAQALEALRLKVESRRGQSAVTEIRGMSMNVRSSGADSSVKARMEKRKASAVIKLRGKSSRADRIALRAGKNASARRKQQLAMARQRNHKNGVVLKSAKKNASGNVALKSHNKAQRSIKTARKGAVKRSTADAKSAKSRSWKEGLSLSERAVRSPNG is encoded by the coding sequence ATGTCAGCACGTATGTTAGACTCCTATGAGCCCTGGAAGCGGGGTGCAGGCAGTGAAATGGGGCGGCCGCATGGTCGTTTTTATGCCACAAGAAAAGTGCTTTTTACACTTCTTGCCTTTTTTGTTCTCACGTTGATTCCGCTCACCGCTTCTGCCAAAAGGCGGCCAGCCCCGGAGGGCGAAGATGCGGTTGCGGCCTATATCGTCAAGGAGACCGGCAGTCCGGAATTTTTGAAATCGAAGAATGCTGATACACCGCGTTCGCCTGCGAGCCTGACCAAGATCATGACCTGCCTGCTGGCTATCGAAAGTGGCCGCATGAATGATGTGGTGACGATTCCTCTTGAGGCGACGCAGGTCGAACCGACGCGAGCCGGTTTCAAGCCGGGAGAGCAGTTCAGGCTTCGAGATCTGGTGAAGGCTGCCATGGTCAATTCAAGTAACGATGCCGCTTTTGCCATTGCCATTCACCTCGGTGGCAGTCTCGATGCTTTTGTAGCAATGATGAATGCTCGTGCCCGCGCTCTCGGGATGAGCCATACCGTCTTCACCAATCCTGCCGGTTACGATCGGGGTATTTATGCTGGTAATCGCACGACGGCAAGGGACCTGGTAATTCTGACCGAACGTGCGATCAGGTTTCCAGAATTCAACGCGATTGCAAAGCTGGACAGGGTGGATTTCAACGAGCTTTCCACCGGTAAGATTTACAGTCTTCGCACTCACAACAAGCTCCTTGAACGTTACCCCTATTCCGTTGGTATCAAGACCGGTTATACCTCAATGGCAGGCCCATGCCTTATTGCAAGGGCGTTGAGGAATGGCAAGGATATGCTTGTCATTATGCTTTCTGCCCGGACGGATCGCTGGTCACTGGCGTCTACCATGTTCGATCAGGGTTTCGGGCTTGATGCAGGCCCGGTTCAGGTTGCGGAAACTGCTGAGAAATCTCCCCGCAGGGTTGCTGTTGACGCTCCGGAGGCTCCTCATTCAAGCGTGAGCGTCAGGCGCGCCCAGGCGCTTGAGGCACTGAGGCTCAAGGTCGAGAGCCGCCGCGGCCAATCCGCAGTAACGGAGATTCGCGGAATGAGCATGAATGTTCGGTCGTCAGGCGCGGACTCTTCGGTAAAAGCCCGCATGGAAAAGCGGAAAGCTTCTGCGGTCATCAAATTGCGCGGCAAGTCAAGCCGTGCTGACAGGATAGCGCTCAGGGCTGGCAAGAACGCTTCGGCCAGGAGGAAGCAACAGCTCGCAATGGCCCGGCAACGTAACCACAAAAACGGGGTCGTCCTGAAGTCTGCAAAGAAAAATGCTTCTGGCAATGTGGCTCTCAAGTCGCATAACAAGGCTCAGCGCTCTATCAAAACTGCCCGAAAGGGAGCGGTAAAGCGTTCGACTGCCGATGCAAAATCGGCAAAAAGCCGCAGCTGGAAAGAGGGGCTTTCTCTGTCGGAGAGAGCCGTTCGTTCTCCGAATGGTTGA
- a CDS encoding type II toxin-antitoxin system Phd/YefM family antitoxin translates to MSKIDLVSDIRPLSEFRANTAALITQVRKTGRPLVLTQHGKSAVVLLDVRHYQSMLSAFEQMHGLQSGAEASVLTGGEKS, encoded by the coding sequence ATGAGCAAGATCGATCTTGTTAGCGATATCAGACCACTTTCGGAGTTCAGGGCCAATACGGCGGCTCTGATTACGCAGGTCAGAAAAACAGGGCGTCCACTGGTGCTGACCCAGCACGGGAAAAGCGCGGTGGTGTTGCTGGACGTGCGGCATTACCAGTCGATGCTATCGGCTTTCGAGCAAATGCATGGGTTGCAAAGCGGTGCTGAAGCTTCGGTTCTAACAGGTGGCGAAAAGTCGTGA
- a CDS encoding LysE family translocator produces the protein MIDFQTFFLFFPVALLLALSPGPDNLFVLAQSAQHGRPAGFAVTIGLCTGLIGHTLAVAFGLAAVVKASALAFTVLKIAGALYLLWLAWQAWRAGGEVGESNAHALSGIELYRRGMVMNLTNPKVSLFFLAFLPQFTDPRHGSMTMQFIELGALFILATLIVFAGLSMVAGGLGERFRRSPAALRLVNRAAAMIFTGLAIKLAITER, from the coding sequence ATGATCGATTTTCAGACGTTTTTTCTCTTTTTCCCGGTGGCCCTGCTGCTGGCGCTCTCGCCGGGGCCGGACAACCTGTTTGTGCTTGCGCAATCCGCACAGCATGGCAGACCTGCCGGTTTTGCCGTGACCATTGGGCTTTGCACGGGTCTGATTGGCCATACTCTCGCCGTGGCGTTTGGACTTGCGGCTGTCGTCAAGGCATCGGCGCTTGCTTTCACGGTGTTGAAGATTGCAGGAGCACTTTATCTGCTCTGGCTCGCCTGGCAGGCATGGCGGGCAGGCGGTGAGGTCGGCGAGTCGAACGCGCATGCCCTCAGCGGGATCGAGCTTTACCGGCGGGGGATGGTGATGAATCTCACCAACCCGAAGGTTTCGCTCTTTTTCCTCGCCTTTCTTCCCCAGTTTACCGATCCACGCCACGGTTCGATGACCATGCAGTTCATCGAACTGGGGGCCCTCTTCATTCTTGCCACCCTGATCGTTTTCGCCGGATTGAGTATGGTTGCCGGTGGGCTTGGAGAGCGCTTCCGCCGTTCACCTGCCGCACTCAGATTGGTCAACCGCGCCGCTGCCATGATTTTTACCGGACTTGCCATAAAACTGGCCATAACCGAACGCTAA
- a CDS encoding GNAT family N-acetyltransferase: protein MIPIELLPVCADDLDEMAGIFNYYVEHTLATYTETPVSVERFVSLMCFSPGYPAFVARDSDGALAGFGLLRPYSPIPAFDRTAELTCFLSKGNTGRGIGSAILQALESEAVELGIETIVATVSSLNEESLRFHLARGFVEQGRLVGIGSRNGRCFDVIYLQKTF, encoded by the coding sequence ATGATCCCCATCGAATTGCTTCCGGTTTGCGCGGACGATCTTGATGAGATGGCTGGTATATTCAATTACTACGTCGAACACACTCTGGCGACTTATACCGAAACACCAGTCAGCGTCGAGCGCTTCGTATCGCTCATGTGTTTCAGCCCCGGCTATCCCGCATTCGTAGCGCGTGATTCCGATGGCGCGCTGGCGGGGTTTGGATTGCTGCGCCCTTACAGCCCGATTCCGGCGTTTGATCGCACCGCTGAACTGACCTGTTTTCTCTCGAAAGGAAATACGGGTAGGGGGATTGGCTCGGCCATTCTGCAAGCTCTTGAATCCGAGGCGGTGGAGCTGGGGATCGAGACCATCGTGGCGACGGTTTCGTCGCTCAATGAAGAGAGCCTGCGTTTCCACCTCGCCCGAGGATTCGTTGAACAGGGAAGGCTGGTTGGCATCGGATCGAGAAATGGGCGGTGCTTCGATGTCATCTATCTCCAGAAGACGTTTTGA
- a CDS encoding DUF2231 domain-containing protein produces MPVPFFRFIKEMKQSFMLHPVAAHFSNGVIPVAVLYLVLFLPTGNPFFEHTVVHLLLVSLLAVPFSFYSGIRDWKTKYKGAKAPVFQTKIRLSILLLVAGILAAAIRLAVPDVMHEGGPLSWLYVATLLVMLPTVVLLGHHGGKLAAGQRSERFR; encoded by the coding sequence ATGCCAGTGCCGTTTTTCAGGTTTATCAAAGAGATGAAGCAGAGCTTCATGCTGCATCCTGTTGCAGCCCACTTCAGTAACGGAGTGATTCCTGTCGCCGTTCTCTATCTTGTGCTGTTTCTTCCGACCGGCAATCCGTTTTTTGAACATACGGTTGTCCATCTGCTTCTTGTTTCCCTTCTCGCTGTGCCGTTTTCGTTCTATTCTGGCATCCGGGACTGGAAAACCAAATACAAGGGAGCCAAGGCTCCGGTATTTCAGACCAAGATCAGGCTTTCGATTCTGCTTCTGGTGGCGGGCATTCTTGCCGCCGCGATTCGTCTTGCAGTTCCCGACGTGATGCATGAGGGCGGCCCGCTGTCCTGGTTGTATGTGGCAACTCTGCTTGTCATGTTGCCCACGGTTGTCCTTCTCGGCCATCACGGCGGCAAGCTCGCCGCCGGACAGCGTTCCGAGAGGTTTCGATGA
- the chlG gene encoding chlorophyll synthase ChlG has protein sequence MSRRKPFVQGRRSFEPVSSLALFVRFLKPVTWIPVVWSFICGAIASGAFGWQQIGEIKFWLAVLLTGPLATGTCQMLNDYFDRDLDEINEPNRPIPGGAISLKSATLLIALWSLLSVVVGWLVHPLIALYVVVGIINAHLYSANPIKLKKRLWAGNIIVAVSYLIIPWVAGEIAYRSDFSLHAITPSLIVATLYTIASTGTMTINDFKSIEGDRQVGIHTLPAIFGERKAALIAAILIDLGQLMAAGYMFMIGKAVYGWVTAALVVPQFLLQFSLVRSPRTMDVRYNAIAQNFLVAGMMVCAFAIKSINP, from the coding sequence ATGAGCCGACGCAAACCCTTCGTTCAGGGGCGCCGCTCATTCGAACCGGTTTCAAGCCTCGCCCTCTTCGTGCGGTTCCTGAAGCCAGTCACCTGGATTCCGGTCGTCTGGAGCTTCATCTGCGGCGCAATCGCCAGCGGCGCGTTCGGCTGGCAGCAGATCGGCGAAATCAAATTCTGGCTCGCCGTGCTGCTCACAGGCCCGCTGGCCACCGGCACCTGCCAGATGCTCAACGACTACTTCGACCGCGACCTCGACGAAATCAACGAACCAAACCGCCCGATTCCCGGCGGCGCGATTTCGCTCAAAAGCGCCACGCTGCTCATCGCGCTCTGGTCGCTGCTTTCAGTCGTCGTCGGCTGGCTGGTGCATCCGCTCATCGCACTCTACGTCGTCGTCGGCATCATCAACGCGCACCTCTACAGCGCCAACCCGATCAAGCTGAAAAAGCGGCTCTGGGCGGGCAACATCATCGTCGCGGTGTCGTACCTCATCATTCCGTGGGTAGCGGGCGAAATCGCCTACCGAAGCGACTTCTCGCTGCACGCCATCACGCCGTCGCTCATCGTGGCCACGCTCTACACCATCGCCAGCACCGGCACCATGACCATCAACGACTTCAAGTCCATCGAGGGCGACCGGCAGGTCGGCATCCACACCCTTCCGGCAATCTTCGGCGAACGCAAGGCGGCGCTCATCGCGGCGATCCTGATCGACCTCGGCCAACTCATGGCGGCGGGCTACATGTTCATGATCGGCAAAGCGGTGTACGGATGGGTAACGGCGGCGCTCGTCGTACCACAGTTCCTCCTGCAATTCAGCCTCGTGCGTTCGCCGCGAACGATGGACGTGCGCTACAACGCCATCGCCCAAAACTTCCTCGTCGCGGGCATGATGGTGTGCGCCTTCGCCATCAAATCGATCAACCCGTGA
- a CDS encoding glycosyltransferase family 2 protein: protein MLTPRFDIQPAVSVILPTFDRAPLLASAIESVVAQNFAEWELIVVDDGSSDETFEIVDGYLNQHANIRYMKHRNRKAALSRNAGIQAAFGRYITFLDSDDLYLPEHLESRLHLLESMPEVRLISGGFVCEGDPWVRDRDDPEKLIHVSECIAGATMFGRRELFLDIGGFRALDYAEDTDLWERAARSHKVLKIDQPVSYIYRRSPGSITRTYKPAKP from the coding sequence ATGCTGACGCCACGCTTCGACATCCAGCCCGCTGTGTCGGTCATCCTGCCGACCTTCGACCGCGCCCCGCTGCTCGCCTCGGCCATCGAGAGCGTCGTCGCCCAGAACTTTGCAGAGTGGGAGCTGATCGTCGTCGATGACGGCAGTTCGGACGAAACCTTCGAGATCGTAGACGGATACCTCAACCAGCACGCCAACATCCGCTACATGAAGCACCGGAACCGCAAGGCGGCCCTGTCGCGTAATGCCGGAATCCAGGCCGCTTTCGGGCGATACATCACCTTCCTCGACAGCGACGACCTCTACCTGCCGGAGCACCTCGAATCGCGACTCCACCTGCTTGAATCGATGCCGGAGGTTCGTTTGATTTCGGGAGGATTCGTTTGCGAGGGCGACCCGTGGGTGCGGGATCGCGACGATCCCGAAAAACTGATTCACGTCAGCGAGTGCATCGCCGGAGCGACGATGTTCGGGCGGCGCGAGCTGTTTCTCGACATCGGCGGATTCCGGGCGCTCGACTATGCCGAGGACACCGACCTCTGGGAGCGCGCCGCGCGAAGTCACAAAGTCCTGAAAATCGACCAGCCGGTGAGCTACATCTACCGCCGCTCACCCGGCAGCATCACCAGAACCTACAAACCAGCCAAGCCATGA